The stretch of DNA TATATACATGTAAGAATTAAAAAATTAGGAGCTGTATTGCAACATGAAATAATACTGAAATGagattataatgaaataatataaacaatatatgcttttaatgttattgatattgcaatattgtataaaaaatataaataattttatcaaaagaaAGATGCTAGCAAtgaaattgcaaaaaataaactgtggtattttaattattttcaataaaattttctcaaaaaatataaatcaaactaGTTTTTCTTTTACCCTAATATAAGTAGTAAGTACCTGCTTACctcctggagctgcggactacctagcgggttaccggctcgaaaagcaggagtaggaacagtgtggtttttagtcagtaagagtctgacactccctctcgactcgcccaaggcgggagaagttattggataaaaaaagatacctacttacctactaataaaaagtttaatagaCCTGTTGGTAGACAATTTTGAATGCACCTAAATGTCAATAGACAATCACAGCTTGAACACCACATCAAAACACataattccaaaaataaacgtttatttACCTTATAAAAGCCATTctagatggaaaataaaactaagaaagaaagaaagaatggCAATTATAAGTCGTCGGAGCAAAGAACACACTTTTTAGAAGACGTTATACAAAATGGTATCTTAAAATATACGTAGAAGATCCATAAATATTATGGGATCTAGTCAAAAATACTGGTGTTGGTGTTGAAGCTCTTCATCACAGCCATCTCCTCAGGAGTCAGGTGGAAGTCAAAGACGTTGATGTTCTCTTCAATGCGGTGCCTCTTGGTAGACTTGGGGAGGACGATGAGGTCTCTGTCGAGCTGGAAGATGAGTTAAGTGGATAAGTAAAGTTGGAATTTTCGTTGATAGATGAGCAGTAGATCTATTAGCTTGGTGCTATCCTCAAGAATGGGTATTTGAAGCTTGCGATTACATTCCTACAATTCTTGGTTCTTAAAGCtttttttccaccagagatgtgctattctaagttgctgtggatgcatttggctttcaccaatcatatgcATAGGCACAcgtagcttagtactggtggaaacgggttcaaataagatttattttttatactgcaAGATCCGTGTTATaaagatgtgctatggatggttttcctgctatagatacatcgcatactcgagttatgcaacttcctcgtacagctactttgcggcacCGTatattcatagcacatcttactcgcacagatacatagctcagtatcagtggaaacgataacagtcacatagtttcatagttttacagcttaactattacatctttgcaGTATAACTACACAGTatatctttggtggaaaagcaccctaagagaGGGTTTGCCAAAGATCTGTTTTGATTCATTCGGGGATCATGCTTAGATCACCGAAAGATCAGTAAATTATTGGTTGTAATTTTTGGGTATAAcccgaaaaaaaaatacttcttcACCCACCAAGTACCGCAGAACGACTTGAGTGACGGTCTTGTTGTATTTCCTGGCGATGTTCAGGATCTTGGGGTCATCCTTGCCTGGTCTTCCACCTTGTCCTCTGGAGACGAAGAAACCGAATGGACTGTACGCCATGACAGCAATGTTGCGCTCGAAGCAGTCCTTCACTGCCTCCTCTTGAGAGTTTGAGGGGTGGACCTGGAAGTAGAAAATGAGGTAAAGTTGTGGTTACAACGTGATCTTCCTTCTTTTATAGGTGGACTGGTAAAATCCTTTTCAGGAATATTTAAAAGGAAGAAACTGTGCTATTGTCTGTATTAAGGAGCATcgctccaacccagcaattaaattgtcatttaaatttgaactttaaatcgtatttcGTAAGATATATTTCGTAACGTCAACACAAAAAGGTGGTAAGCATGATGCAAGCGCGCTTGCAGCCTATTTGTATTGttatcaaaacaacaaaaaaaaatatttgtcaaataaataacaccATTGATAGGGTTTGAATCCATtagcatacctacataaaattcCTACCTTATGTgctatataagtacatacaaaCAAAGCATTCCAATCATTAGTATTCTCGACTTATACcgcacggcttcacagaaaaccgacgataaaaaaagcttgcgttgtgtttcgttgtgtgagtgacgttaccgggGGCCCTATTGTCTCCCCAATCTcataatccccgatttcccaacaaccctttaattcctaaaccccaaaaagtTCAGTAAAGcatttctaacgcctctggtgtttcgagtgtccatcggcgattgcttaccatcaggtgattcgtttgctcgtttgctggtttatatcataaaaaagctATACAATATttacgtacaaaaatattattcgtaTGTACCTTCTGAAGGTCAAACAATCACCTATCATCGCTCAATCGCATGATGTCAATGACCTCAAGTGTCCTTCAAAACATGATTAAGGAAATTTAAAAGTTATGACCATTAAAAGCATATCACCTTTATGTCTATAGCCATAAGACTCAATAGGCAAAAACAGCaaatattgcacaatatttgaaaacatatataaggaaaaatgttacaataatataaacagattaataaataacaacaaaaaaagcaAACGATATTGTTTTTTGACTAGTTTTAAACGACTTTTAATCGCTTTTTTCTATATACGAAGCAAGTTTTGAAATGTTTCCAAAAATCACCAGAAACTTGAAGAACTTGTTTTGTATCCAATCAACTCTAGATGGTTGAAAAAAATGGGATTTCCCTTTAATAATTACTCAACGAACGTGTGTTATTaagtataggtacttatgtaattGACTACatctacacaaataaataaaattggagttttgttatattaaaataaccattacctattcataataattactaCTCGTACATGCGTATAAAagtacatacgatacatacaccaagttaaatattttttacaatttttgtccgcctgtctgtctgtttgttctatctaatctctgaaatggctgcaccgattttgacgggaattttattagcaggtagctgatgtattaAGAAGTAGCTTAGGCTACTTTAATTAGTCACAAATTCTTTGCTACTACGGCTATGGTATCCCGactcgtgctactactgagaaattttcgaaaagccttaaaaaggccagcaatactttgcccgagccGGGACTCCAGTCGCGCttgcgaccactggaccaacgaggtagtcaagTGTAGCTTCTAAATATACTAAAATTcagactaatattttttcatcaacaaacaaagtaggtacaacaaacatctaatattatttttaaaaactttacatAATCCGTCAATAAGGAAAAACATAGCTATTCATACCTCAATTTGGTTGACAGCAGGCACAATCAGGCTGTTCTTAATGATCCTGTCAATCTGTTCGGTGTTGAAGTTGGACACTCCAATGGACCTGGCCAGGCCGAGCTTCTTGGCTTCTTCCATGCCCTTCCAGGTTTCCAAGTAATCGATGTTGGCGGGGGAACCGTCAGCCTAAATTGGAAAAGAATACAtgatataagtgtgggagagccatgcttcggcatgaatggaccggctcgaccggagcgataccacggcctcacagaaaaccgacgtgaaacaacgtgtgtttcgttgtgtgagtgaggttactggaggcccttttcaatcttcccaatcctcctTTCCCCAATAACTCTAaaattcttaacctccaaaaggccggtaaagcacttataacgcttctggtgtttcaggtgtccgtgggcagtggcgattgcttaccatcaggtgttccgtcaGCTCGCATACCAGCTTATACCTTTAAAAAATCTCCACTTAGAATTATTGAATTCATAATTGGAACCAAGGAATTGGGCTGCTACATACTTTTAGCAAAACACTTATCTGGAAACGACACATTTTAGTCACTGTTGAACTATACAAATCTATAAATGATGTAGAACTCACGTTGCTAGCTTCAGGCGAGTGGATGAGGTACAGGTCTACATATTCAAGTCCCAGCTTGGAGAGAGACTCCTGCAGAGCTGGTACCACTTGGTGACGTGCGTGCTTGTCATTCCATAGCTGAAAGAAAGAGAGGTGTTTAAATTCCTTTAAAAGCCTATAACAgtctataagtgtccactgctgggtaaaggcctcttctctgAGAAGGGGAACCTTACTACAggctttttaatattttcaaaaccgCAGTTACTCTACAGTAACTGTAGCTACCTCCAATATATACTCGTACAACAGAAAACCACAAATGAAGTAGAGATATAGGTCACTGTATCTTTCGGACTTTAAGCCGATGTGTATCAGAAATATAAACTATCAGACTTGGATCCTAAATCCTAAGACATATAATCTATTGCTCCTTAAAAGGCTAAAGAATTTAGTATCATATACTATACTCATGATTCAAAAACAATGCAATAAAACGTTATAAATATCGTAAGACTGATCGATTTGTAGTTTTTGTAtgcaatatacatattaaaattatgtacaaaagtaAGATTCAATGACAAACTACAATGACAAAAGTGTTCGTGAAGGAATTCACGAACTTTAGCTTTTAATAACTCcattatttaatcaaaaataaggaacacaataataaattgatttttaattaaattctgtcGGTCCAACTTTAAGGACATTCTTGAACATAATTACCTATCTTATAACTTACTCCAAATCATTCTACAATAGATTTTGGGCTTTACCACGAAACAATatagttgaaaatctattgaaaaatatatagattGAGCTAGGTTGACCTACCAACGTCTGAGCCTTGATATACCTATATATGCACATTAATTTTATGTGCATTAAgcataaaataagaaaagacAAAGATgttaatttatacaaaacaatactGTATAGGTGCCTTTGGACGAGTGGTTTCAACCATTAAATTCGTTTCGAGATCAAAGCAAATTGgcatttatctttaattttgatatttgcaGCATTGATGTTGCTATGCTTGATACAAAATGGCCCtacaaagtaatataatattatgccaTAATCCATaagtcaaagtcttaataacTGCACGTATAGCGGGtgtgattcccgcacggagaaactctttgtgtaatccataattattgtttcgggtctgggaggaaggagaaaatcctagtgtggggcgttatttttggaaataaatttagaaaaaaaaataataacattgtgTGTCCTTCCCTTAACTTTATGCTATTAAACaactgtcatcatccctattatcatATACCAACCTTTCTTCCATATCATCCCCTACTCAATCCACCTTATCTTTGTCATCACCTACCTTAGTAGTAATGAAAAGATCTTCTCTCTTCACAAGTCCATTTTTTATAACATCGCTGATGCCTTTTCCAATTTCTTCTTCGTTTTCATAAAGAGCTGCTGTGTCAATATGGCGGTACCCAGCTTCTATGGCCCAGTTGACTGCTTGACGCATTCTTGGGATGTCGTCCTGGAAAGGATTAAGAATTTAAACTACTAgccaaaatgtttaatttctaacccccaaatatacccgtgcgtgcggcgcgtcgcattcTGCGCACGCCTCAAAgatccatcagaccaccacagatggggtccagtaaggctgatgcctgatccggagctgcggactacctagcgggtttaccggggatccggttcgtagggcagaagtaggaacggggtaatttttagtcagtaagagtctgacacttccttccgcctcgcccaaggcgggaaaaaaacccccctcaaaaaaccccCTAAATATACCCAATCTTCATTCCTAAGCCAGTAAGCGCCAAAAGAttggcaacgcactagtaacttCTTCGGTGTTGCGTCTTTAAGCAGTGCCGATTGCGTAAcatcaagtaatccgtctgcttATTTGCCACcctatgcaataaaaatatatatataatctGCTAATTACTGTGTAGGTAATTCCAGAGTCTATATTTTAGAGTGACgtaatatgatatttttattaaataaaaaagaaacaatattataataatatgtgcataaaaatacctatatatttttttagggggaaatatcgcgcaatgacttctcccgttttgGCTACGGCGAGAAAATTCTCAGACtcttaataactaaaaaccaccccgttcctacttacAGCCGGAACACTGGTAACACGGCGGTTTCACAGCTCCGGACTAAATTTGAAtcaaagcaacgtcacgccttttatccccgaaggcgaaggcagaggtgttcattacgacccgtaatgccgctatacgatgtacacccacttttcaccatttgcgtaaTTTTTAATCATGAGTTAGTTATGTATCTACTTACGAATCCATAGGTTCCCAGCGCCAGCATGGGGATTTGGTTGCCATCAttcaatgtttttgtgggaGCCTTCCCTGCTAATCCGGATATGACCTGGACAAAAGAATAGGACTGTCACATAGCTTATAGTTAAATATAACACGAACAATGTTTAAGAGTAAATGACACCGCCTTAGAACTTTTTTAAGTcactttatacataattattataaaaataaataatccaaagtcaaagtcaaagcatttatttcaattaatcctaaattaggcacttttgaaacgtcaaattaaattgtccgtcagtctgtctgtcagtgaagctaggcgctcgttccaaagtgttgcttcgaatggagaagaacgagcaagaaactccatcgttactcttttcaaaaaatgttttttacaatatctctgatacattatttgatcatttacctattgtatatatatataggaacaatgtaacgacaatacgacgtcaaaactatgggacaataaaaccaatttgtaaagaatataaattaaaaaaagcgggttgtttcaaacatagtacCCACattatgtacacttacaattttgaaataatgcttctatacaaataaaaaataatctttaatttaatttttcaaataaaaaaaaatgaataactgcttgatgccacaggatccctagactacattggaataaattagtactttaatttaacgtgtaactagtgatcagTATGATCATTTTCCTTAACTTATTTTACATTAATCTAgccatgatcatcatcatcatcagcctataacaTTCCcaatgttacaaaattaaaagcCTTTTCTAAactttgcaaaaaatattacttgCGGTCTGACTCCACACGCTTCCTCATTTCACAGAGAAATAAgcaaaattttcataatatataaacttttttgtGACAAAAATAGCTCTATCTAATGTAGCACAGTCATTCAATAGTTATGCGCGTACATGCGAACAAACATCTCAGAACTAGTGATATTTCTACACagacattaaaaaagtaaataatataaagtaaacttACATGAAAAAGTGCGAAGAACGCGACAGTGTTTACAATGAACTTCATCTTGTCGTGAACGGGAACCGACTGACGCTTACAACATCGCCGAGACGCTTTGAGCTTAAAAGGATAATAACAAACAAGTTTTTAGCAAGCACGATACGACTACGACACGATTCggtattaaaaattgtattttttatggtttctAAACCTTCGGACTACTGGTGGTCTGGCTTGAAGCAAGGCTTGGGAACGGTGTGatgtttaatcagtaagagtttgacactccctttcgcgtCACCATAGTCCggggaagtcattgggtgaCTTTCTCCCCTCAAAGACAGAAAAAGCAGTTGAaattttgcgtttttttttttttgtaaacgtcCAGACGTTTCTCCTGGTGGTCAGCCTCGTTcgtggacacctgcaacaccaaaggagtaaTTAGGACCCCTGTAGGCTGTTTCTGGGGATAGTttaggcgttgtttcacgcccgCCGTTTTTATAGAAGGCTGCGTGGCTAAAATTTGGGGTACTGAATCTGGAAAATTGAGAACATGAAATATCCTTGTAGATAGAAAACAATtatggaaaataattaaatctaaatagtagTTGCTTGGCTAATAATGTCTGTACTAATTCTACAAATTTGGTAAAGTCTAATTACTTAATAAACGTCAATCCAAATACTGACACTGAGTCTCACTGTTTCTTAAGCAACAAAGCAAAAATAAGCGCTTACTTGTAAACATCACATCGCCATCAGCTTTGAAATATCACGACAGCggcattacataattataatagtcaTAAATTGTATCTCCGCAGCCGCCATTTTGGGTCCTTTTATccaaaaaaaagttatttatgttaaacATAACACTGCCTTTTCGTAAGCCCATCTCTCTCAAGGCTCTGTATTATTGCTgacaattttcaaataaaagccTACTTTGATTTTATCTGAGAGTCGATCATGTGACAAAGAGGCCCACTCGATTTACACATCAATTAATATTGGATAACatgaataatactttttgtGTAATTACATATCTACTTCCATGCTAATATTGTAATTGTGAAagtatttgtctgtttgtttgtttgtccgtctttCACGGTAAAAGAAAGAGACGTGGCGACAAATTGACGTGATTTATTTAGTGAAGATAGTTGAAGGGATACAGAATGTCATCTCCTCTCATCTAGctgctttttatttctttcttacaCCCCACTTTCCTAAAATAGGAGGTGGAAGATTGGATGCAGCATTCcgcataaaaaaaatctagaattgTTTTTTAccctatttatttttgagagaaaaaatcatccaattacttctcccaacTTGAGTgcggcaagagggagtgtcaaactcttattgactaaaaaccaccccattcctaatcctgttctttgagccggagccccggtaaccgacTAGGTATTCTGCAGCTCCAGGTGTGAATCTTACCCAAACCGCTTAGTTATCCCAAGTTATATTCTGTATTCTAAATCAGGAAAAGGCAACCATATTACTCAGAATTTTATTGAACGCCAGTAAAGCCACAAGCAAAGTCTAGTACACAGTTAATAACTTACAGAACTGGATTAACAACACCACAAGATGGATGACTTGTTTTTTCAAAGGAAAAAGTACTCGAgctaataatttgtttatttatagttcaATCTTCTAACTGATCTGGTTTATCTAGTTGCCACCATGGGAATGAACTTGGTACATTTTTTGCAATGACTCTGCTAAGTAATCAGTTTGCCAGAAGACAGGTCTCGTGGCTTTGATTTTTTCGTTAGTTGTccattatgtaggtacctaaattatttttatgaaatagatgCCAAAATCGAGGCTTAAAACTCCCATTTCTTATGCATCAGGGTGCAGGTCTGAAAACTACCAAccgtaagtaccaatgtgacttttccaagttatatacTTTCTTAGCATAATTAAAGgccactaacaaacggtgaaggaaaatattgtgaggaaacctgaactcatcattttaaattataagtttgaaatcgccaattagcattgagcaagtgtggtgattaatgctcaatccttctccgtgcgagaagaggcctttggtctgAAATTTCACAAAACTTTACTTGACCCAGGAATTGAACTAAAGACCTCTGTCTTAGGAGTCTCGTAAGTTGTAGGTCTGAAACTTCACTAAACTTTACCTCCAATCGAACTATAGAACTAAGGAGTGTCGCTTAAAGGTACGCGTCTACAGGCCCGTATCATCGTACtaaccgcacgcaacggattttagtttgtcttgtatagaaacccATACAACTGCgcccactgatccgcatcgtacggaccgctcatcaACAATGCctacgtgcgatgcgtactgatgacgtcatacgatgCGTACGAGCCGGGTCTatctttatgtttgtttttttttacggaTGCTTACCTTAAGAAACGAACACTACGAACAGGCACTAGTCGATACAAATAAAAGTCAGTCAATTGAAATAGTCTTCCACAATAAAACTAGTAGTATTCATGAAACGATTGTACAAGTTTAGTACTCTTAGTATAAACAACAAACCGGTTCCCTTAAGGCAATCACAACAATACTATCAAAGATGTGCAAACCGGATAACTAGTGAACTTAATTACACTTCGTGCACGACATTGTGTAATATTAGAGTTCCTTATTCAGTTAATTTATGATAATGTGGGTTCGAAGCATGAAACTACTATTATATTGTGACTTTTCCCTTCCTAAACTGGTAATACCTATATGATcccgattcggagctgcggacaatatTACAGGTTATCGGGACcccggctcaaaaagtaggaatagaaacggggtgctttttagtcagtaagagtctgacactcccttttgcctcacccaaggtggtaGAAGTCATAATGACTTCTACCACTGATGATTATGGCAATAAAAAAGGTGATTTTTTTACGGCTTAGAACACAAACAAGCAGAAGATATGTCTGTTGGCATCActatacaagcgttgtttcacgccacactttaaataaacaaaaaactatatCAATCAAATTTGATTAGGAATTAAGTCTGctcaactggagtgataccacgactcTAGGTATAGAAacgcgacgtgaaacaacgcttgcgttgtgttttgttgtgtgagcgaggttactggagacccaatagGTTGAAAAGATTTTAATGGCATGGTTTAATTGGctaaaaaaaatcgtaaatatAAAACGTACCACCTTAACAATGAGGTACAGACAATACACATACCTATTCTATTAGAACTAAGGTTGAAATGTCAGGAATGCACTGTTTAACTTTACCTTCAAATATCATCCATAATTGTGTTCTATTAAGATATCATTTTGAATGCCAGCGAAAAATGTATTTGTCAGTCATTTTGTGGTTTTTGATGCAACATGACGAAGGACATAGTTACAGCAATATTAATCTTTAAAAGGTAGATATAGGACAATGAGCCCACATTTTCAAAACGGATCGGTAACCCACAAGTTAcaattttaagtctttgactgccaatagcaaactgttgaaggcaaatcctccgctaacgtcggtcaccggtgacaaccacggcgttcaatgtgttaaaattggAGACGAAGGTCTCTTTAATAGGTAGATAGGTAGTCAAGCTTGTAGATTATTGCACTATTAAGGAGACTTATTACAtacgaatatgtaatagctaagctgtgaaattatgtaaccgtttccactgatattaagatATGTGTGAGCTGTGtgagctgtgcgaggaaaatgcgcagctcaagtGACTGAAGTaacgatagtagggaagccatccataccgcgcatccatagcacgcatctttccatataagaaaacatagcttagttgagtccgtttccatcagtgctatgctatgtgtaccaatcaATATGATAGGTgaaagccaaacacatccacagcaacatagcaaaGCAcctctctggtggaaaagcactcttaaagAGGTTTTAAACACATCTCCAATTTCGGTTAATGTCGCTGAGAAAATATTGAAGTAAAGCCATTAGGCAAATACCCTTTTACCAACCTATACAACctcatcataattttattaatcacatTCGACCACACCAATCCAAACGATGATTAAAATATACGATTTTTTGAGAAAATCCAGTACAAACTTACTAGTTGAGAATTCCATAATTAATAAAGACATCATTATAAGCTAGAcctcaaaatatttcaaattcctTTTATTGTTTAAAGTCCAGTTCAGTCAGGGCTTTGCGTAATCACCAAAATTCTTCAGTATAAATAGCAACGCTCAGTGAAGGTTGGCATTCTACATAGCTCGCGTCTTTTGTTTCCCCACAGTACAAACAGaggtacatacaaatattacagaGCAATTTTTTATTCGACTATAATTAAGATCTTCATCTACCAGAATCAGACCACTAGGTACCGAAAGTCCTCTCTCTTAACACACAGGACAGTACTATCTCACAGGTTGTAGCTACTGAGACACTACTTTTTGTCGTACATTGCCCACAGGCGTAGTATCACATAAtgcaaaaatgtaaaataatgtagcGGCAGtacaaaagttgtaataataccTATGGTGACAGTACAACATGCCGTTCTTTACAATAGTATGAAAAATCGGTCGTCGTGTGGCGTACAGATTTTATGGAACTAAAAACAGATACAGGCGTACTGTCGTATCACTTTTAACTATCTTAACGTGTTAAGAATGGCATAATCCCCCAGTATCTATGTCAATATTAGGGTTTCCTTAATGAAAAAAAACTGCTGTAGCTACATTGCATGTTGGCGACTGCTGAGTGAGCAGTCTCGAGTCTATCCCTAAATCGGATACAGTTGATATTACTAGGGATTT from Spodoptera frugiperda isolate SF20-4 chromosome 11, AGI-APGP_CSIRO_Sfru_2.0, whole genome shotgun sequence encodes:
- the LOC118274940 gene encoding aldo-keto reductase AKR2E4-like, which produces MKFIVNTVAFFALFHVISGLAGKAPTKTLNDGNQIPMLALGTYGFDDIPRMRQAVNWAIEAGYRHIDTAALYENEEEIGKGISDVIKNGLVKREDLFITTKLWNDKHARHQVVPALQESLSKLGLEYVDLYLIHSPEASNADGSPANIDYLETWKGMEEAKKLGLARSIGVSNFNTEQIDRIIKNSLIVPAVNQIEVHPSNSQEEAVKDCFERNIAVMAYSPFGFFVSRGQGGRPGKDDPKILNIARKYNKTVTQVVLRYLLDRDLIVLPKSTKRHRIEENINVFDFHLTPEEMAVMKSFNTNTSIFD